A part of Brassica rapa cultivar Chiifu-401-42 chromosome A05, CAAS_Brap_v3.01, whole genome shotgun sequence genomic DNA contains:
- the LOC103870306 gene encoding T-complex protein 1 subunit eta encodes MASMMQPQIILLKEGTDTSQGKAQLLSNINAVTAVGDVVRTTLGPRGMDKLIHDDKGSVTISNDGATIMKLLDIVHPAAKILVDIAKSQDSEVGDGTTTVVLLAAEFLKEAKPFVEDGVHSQNLIRSYRTASTLAIEKVKELAVSIEGKSVEEKKGLLAKCAATTLSSKLIGGEKEFFATMVVDAVMAIGDDDRLNLIGIKKVPGGNMRDSFLVDGVAFKKTFSYAGFEQQPKKFDNPKILLLNIELELKSEKENAEIRLSDPSQYQSIVDAEWNIIYDKLDKCVESGAKVVLSRLAIGDLATQYFADRDIFCAGRVAEQDLNRVAAAAGGTVQTSVNNIIPEVLGTCEIFEEKQVGGERFNIFSGCPSGRTATIVLRGGADQFIEEAERSLHDAIMIVRRAVKNSTVVPGGGAIDMEISKYLRQHSRTIAGKSQLFINSYAKALEVIPRQLCDNAGFDATDVLNKLRQKHAMQSGEGASYGVDINTGGIADSFANFVWEPAVVKINAINAATEAACLILSVDETVKNPKSESAQGDAAAGAMGRGRGGGRGMRRR; translated from the exons ATGGCGTCGATGATG CAACCGCAGATCATACTGCTGAAAGAAGGCACAGACACTTCTCAGGGGAAAGCTCAGCTTCTCAGCAACATCAACGCCGTCACGGCGGTTGGCGACGTGGTTCGAACCACGCTCGGTCCTCGAGGGATGGACAAGCTCATCCACGACGATAAGGGATCCGTCACCATTTCCAACGACGGCGCTACCATCATGAAGCTCCTCGACATCGTACATCCCGCCGCTAAGATCCTCGTCGATATCGCCAAGTCTCAAGACTCAGAG GTTGGTGATGGGACGACGACGGTTGTTCTTCTTGCTGCTGAGTTTTTGAAGGAAGCTAAGCCGTTTGTTGAGGATGGTGTTCACTCTCAGAATCTGATTAGGAGTTATCGCACTGCAAGCACTTTG GCAATTGAGAAGGTGAAAGAACTCGCTGTTAGCATTGAAGGGAAGAGTGTGGAGGAGAAGAAAGGTTTGTTGGCTAAATGCGCTGCTACCACTCTTTCCTCTAAGCTTATTGGTGGAGAGAAGGAGTTTTTCGCTACTATGGTTGTTGATGCTGTTATGGCCATTGGGGATGACGACAGGCTCAATTTGATTGGGATCAAAAAG GTTCCTGGTGGTAACATGCGAGACTCTTTCCTAGTTGATGGTGTGGCTTTCAAAAAGACATTCTCGTATGCGGGTTTTGAGCAACAGCCAAAGAAGTTTGATAATCCCAAAATCCTTCTGCTTAACATTGAACTGGAGTTGAAATCTGAGAAGGAAAACGCTGAGATTAG GCTGTCAGATCCATCGCAGTACCAGTCAATAGTTGATGCAGAGTGGAATATCATTTATGACAAGCTAGACAAATGTGTCGAAAGTGGAGCTAAAGTTGTTCTTTCCCGATTGGCTATTGGTGATCTAGCTACCCAG TATTTTGCGGATCGTGATATTTTCTGCGCTGGCCGTGTAGCAGAACAAGATCTTAATCGCGTGGCTGCTGCGGCCGGAGGAACAGTTCAAACAAGTGTTAACAATATAATACCCGAG GTTCTTGGAACTTGTGAGATATTTGAGGAAAAACAAGTTGGTGGGGAGAGATTTAACATATTCAGTGGTTGCCCTTCAGGACGTACAGCAACTATTGTCCTCCGTGGTGGTGCTGATCAG TTCATCGAAGAAGCTGAGCGGAGTTTGCATGATGCTATTATGATTGTGAGAAGAGCTGTGAAGAACTCAACTGTTGTGCCTGGAGGTGGAGCTATAGAT ATGGAGATAAGCAAGTACCTGAGGCAGCATTCACGAACAATTGCTGGGAAGTCACAACTTTTCATCAACTCGTATGCAAAGGCCCTGGAG GTTATTCCACGACAGCTATGTGACAATGCTGGATTTGATGCAACTGATGTTCTAAATAAATTAAGACAGAAACACGCCATGCAAAGCG GTGAAGGAGCTTCTTACGGAGTAGACATCAACACTGGTGGAATAGCGGACTCATTTGCTAACTTCGTGTGGGAACCAGCAGTTGTGAAG ATTAATGCTATAAACGCTGCAACTGAGGCAGCGTGCCTTATCCTAAGTGTGGATGAAACCGTGAAGAACCCTAAA TCTGAGAGCGCACAG